CAGATCCTTGAACAGCGGGTAAAACCGCGCATGCAGCCGCTGCGCCTCGGCCACCCGTCCTTCCAGAAAAGCCCGTACCATGCGCGAAACTTCACGCGGGATCACGTTCGATGCCACGCTGATGACACCCTCGGCACCCACCGCCATGAACGGCAACGTCAACGAATCGTCCCCGCTCAGAATCACGAACCGGCGCCCCAGCGCCGCCCGCAACTGACTGACGCGATCGGGGTTGCCGCCGGCCTCCTTGATCCCCACGATGTTGGGACAGGCCTCCGCCAGACGCCGCACCGTCTCCACGGCAATCTCCACCCCGCATCGGCTCGGAATGTTGTAGAGAATGATGGGCAATCGCGTGGCCTGCGCCACCGCCTTGAAATGCTGGAAAAGCCCCTCCTGGGTGGGCTTGTTGTAGTACGGCGTCACCTGCAGGGAGGCGTCCGCACCCACGGCCTCGGCACGCCGCGTCAGTTCAATGGCTTCCTGTGTGGAGTTTGCCCCGGTTCCGGCCATCACCTTCACCCGCCCGGCCACCTTTTGGACCGTCATCTCCACCACGGCGATGTGCTCGTCGTAATCCAACGTGGCTGATTCTCCCGTGGTCCCCACGGGAACCACACCGTCCACACCGGCCCTGACCTGGAACTCGATCAGCCGGCTCAGCGCTTCAATATCAATCTTGCCGTCCCGAAAGGGTGTCACCAGGGCCGTGTATGTGCCCCGCCAATCCGTTGTCCGTCGCATGGCCCCCAGCATGAACCAGCCCCTCAACACTGCGCCAGTCCAAAGACCGCCACCCCGCCCCCGCGACCTCACCCGCCCACGCCATTTGCGTGACCGGATCCGCGTCCCCTTGTTGTCCCGTCTCTGTGCCCTCGATGTCTCCGCGGTTCCCGGAAAATCCCATCCGCACCTCCGCGTCTCCGCGCTTTCCCCGGGAACTGCACCGTCACCAACGCCCGCCTTCCTGAAGACCTCGGCGATGCAGTCCCTCCCGCCCCCCGGACCATCGGAAAAGGGCGACACGATCCCGCGGCACGGAACAAGGGACACCACACCACCAACCGCGATTTGCCCCATCCAAAACACGCGGTTGCACCTCGATCTCGCCGTCCTCAAAGTCGGTCTGACGGTACCCATCTCGCATGATCGCCGCACGCAACGGTTCCACGGAACACAATCCGTAGCCCTGATGGCGGCCGCCTTCTGCCTCCCCGGATCGTCAGGGCATCCGGGCGCCCTCGCCCGCTGCAGGCTCTTGCGAAACAGCGGCCACGGGTTTGGATCAGGTCCGTTCAGGGGCTGCGCCAATCCGAGAATGTCGATCCCCGCCCTCGCACCCGACTCCGGTGACCCGATTGCCGAAGGCTCTATCCCCCCAGGCTCGCCCCAATCTCACCGCTGATGAGTCAAGCTCCCAATCGTCACGGGCGGGGAGCACTGCCGTGAAGAGGCTCAGGCATGGGAACCTTCCAACCGCACCTGCGGAGGCGTGTCAGAGCGTGGCAGGCGGCCGGGAAAAGGGCTCGGGACGGAAACGGCTCGATCCAACCCGGATCCGAACGCCGCTCTGGCCGGGCGAGCGACAGGGCCCCGACCACTTGATCGCCTGCGCTGGATTCCCCGGCCCAGGCTTGGCGGGGACAAGCGGCCACCCGCGGGTCCTCGACCCCGACCGGGCCGGTCAAAGTACTCCAACAGTGGGCCACGTAACAGAGATGCCCCTCCGCCCGGATGACGTTCACCAGAAGGCGATGGACGCAGAACCCAATCGCCCCGCAACGGTTTTCCGCATCGGCATTGCATCGGAAAACGCCGGGGCAGAAAGGTTGGGAATGCCCGAGGGACCGGCCCATGTTGAAGGCCATGGAGGCACGCAGGGTTGGACTGCCTGAAAAGGGTCGGCGGGAGGCGGGGGCTCCCCTGCCCGGTTCCTCCCCCGCCGACACCTTTGCACCTGCTGAATCCGCGCTGTGGGACGGGCGCCACCCGCCCTCGGCTGTGCAGGTGTCCGGCTCACCAGTACTCGACAGGTCCCGATGGGACGGGGATTGCCTCCGCGTCCGCCCCCGCGGTTTCTTGAAAGGACACCGTCAGCGGCGGCGGTTGATAGCGGGGCAGGAGGTTGCCCTGGTCGTCCAGGAACTGTTGCCGCCAGCGGCAGTAGGCCTCCAGAATCTCTTCGAACTCCTCGCGCTTCCGCAAATGAACGATGCGCCGGTTGAACTCATGGTTGGGCCCGAACCGCCGCGCATACCAGGGCCCAATTTTGCGGAACATCTTGCAGGCTGTTTCCTCTCCAAACACCTCCACCAGCAGATCCAGATGCCGCCGCATCACCCGCACCCGTTCCTCAAACGAGGGCTCGGGTGGCACCTCGGGAAGGGTGGACGGATCCGCCCCGACCAGTTCCAATTGCTTCCGACGGATGTACGCCCACGTGCGCCGGAAGATCCACGGATCATAAAAGGCGCCGCGCCCGATGCTGACACCCGCGCAACCGGTCTGCTGCAGCATCACCCAGGCCGCCTCCGGTGTGGTGACGTCCCCGTTGCCGATCACGGGAATGGTCCGTACCGACTCCACCACTTTCCGAATCCCCTCAAGACTCACCCGGCCGGAAAACCCCTGCTCGCGTGTCCGTCCGTGCACGAACACGGCCGCCACCCCCACGTCCTCCAACGCCCGGGCCAGCTCCGGTGCGGTGATGTTTTGAGCATCCCAGCCAAGGCGCATCTTGGCCGTCACGGGGATGCGCACGGCGTTCACCACGGCCCGCGCCACCGCCACTGCATGGTCAATATCCCTCATCATGGCGCTGCCGGCGCCCACGCGGCACACTTTGCGCACGGGACAGCCCATGTTAATGTCGATGCACGACACCCCCAGCGCCTCCACCTT
This genomic interval from Limisphaera ngatamarikiensis contains the following:
- the dapA gene encoding 4-hydroxy-tetrahydrodipicolinate synthase, encoding MRRTTDWRGTYTALVTPFRDGKIDIEALSRLIEFQVRAGVDGVVPVGTTGESATLDYDEHIAVVEMTVQKVAGRVKVMAGTGANSTQEAIELTRRAEAVGADASLQVTPYYNKPTQEGLFQHFKAVAQATRLPIILYNIPSRCGVEIAVETVRRLAEACPNIVGIKEAGGNPDRVSQLRAALGRRFVILSGDDSLTLPFMAVGAEGVISVASNVIPREVSRMVRAFLEGRVAEAQRLHARFYPLFKDLFLETNPIPVKAALAMMGMVAEEYRLPLVPMAPANRERLAATLRACGILQDRARRGGRTSARTAA
- the dusB gene encoding tRNA dihydrouridine synthase DusB; protein product: MRIGSLELATNLCLSPLAGYTNLPFRLVLREIGGLGLATTDLVNARSLLENRPKALKLVETRPEDRPLAVQLFGANPDEMAAAARKVEALGVSCIDINMGCPVRKVCRVGAGSAMMRDIDHAVAVARAVVNAVRIPVTAKMRLGWDAQNITAPELARALEDVGVAAVFVHGRTREQGFSGRVSLEGIRKVVESVRTIPVIGNGDVTTPEAAWVMLQQTGCAGVSIGRGAFYDPWIFRRTWAYIRRKQLELVGADPSTLPEVPPEPSFEERVRVMRRHLDLLVEVFGEETACKMFRKIGPWYARRFGPNHEFNRRIVHLRKREEFEEILEAYCRWRQQFLDDQGNLLPRYQPPPLTVSFQETAGADAEAIPVPSGPVEYW